TAGCGAGTGTTATACAAGATACAAGTCTGTGCGGACTTGGTAAAACATCGCCCAATCCGGTACTTAGCACGCTTAGATGGTTTCGCGACGAATATGAGGCGCACATCTATGAAAGAAGATGCCCTGCCGGTGTTTGTACGGAATTGTTGATATATGAAATCGATCCAGCAAAATGCGTAGGCTGTACTTTGTGTGCGAAAAATTGCCCCGCAAATGCGATTATTGGGAATCCCAAGACTCCGCATTTTATCATAGCTGATAAGTGCATAGGCTGTGGCAGTTGCGTCGAAGTATGCCGTTTCAAAGCAATAACCGTTAAATAAGCGAGGTCTATAAGTGATTACCGTAGAAATAAATAATAATAAAGTTACATGTAATCATGGGGAAATGATATTGACTGTTTTAAAACGAGAAGGTATAAAAGTTCCTACATTGTGTCATCTTCCAGACCTATTTCCGACGGGAGCATGTAGATTGTGTGTTGTGGAAGTCGAAGGAATTTCGGGATTGGTTCCCAGCTGCGCTTATCCTGTAAGAGATGGGATGAAAATCAAAACGCATTCTCCGCGTGCGATTCGTGCGAGAAAAACAATTGTCGAACTCTTGTTGGCAAATCACCCCGACGATTGTTTATATTGTGTTCGCAATGGTAACTGTGAACTTCAGTCTTTAGCGGAAGAATTGGTAGTGCGCGAACGGCACTATTCAGGCAAGAAAGACGAATACCAAATCGATACTTCCAGTCCGGCGATCATCCGCGATCCATCAAAATGTATCCTTTGTGGGAAATGCGTTCGCGTATGCGAAGAAGTTCAGGGTGTCAGCGCTATTGATTTTATCAATGTGGTTGTAGAACAGTCGTGGGCACAATTTTCAATGAAGGATTGAACGTATCGTCTTGTGTTTATTGTGGGCAGTGTGTAGCGGTCTGTCCAACCGGCGCTCTTCGCGAAAAAAGTAGTATTAAGGAAGTGATGGATGCACTTAATGATCCGACTAAATTGGTCGTTATCCAGCATGCGCCTAGCATTTCCGTGACACTGGGCGAAGAGTTTGGTTTGAAAATAGGTCAAGACGTCATGGGAATTATGACGGCGGCGATGAGACGCCTTGGTTTCGATCGAGTTTTCGATACCGCATTTTCCGCAGATTTGACAATTATGGAAGAGGCTTCTGAATTGGTTTATCGCATTCAAAACGGCGGCAAATTACCGATGATGACCAGTTGTTCTCCGGGGTGGATTAAATATGTCGAAGAATTTTATCCGGAATTTATCGACAATCTTTCCACATGCAAGAGTCCTCAGCAAATGATGGGATCCATCATAAAGAGTTTTTATGCCGAAAAACAAAATATCGATCCAAAGTCGATTTATAGCGTCTCGGTCATGCCTTGTACAGCGAAGAAATTTGAAGCCGAGCGACCTGAATTAGCGCGAGACGGCGTCCCGGATATAGATGCTGTTTTAACAACGCGAGAGTTGGCTCGAATAATCAAGATGCGCGGATTAGACATTAAAAATATGGAACCGGAGAACGCCGATTCTCCGTTTGGCGAACGTAGTTCCGCCGGAAAACTTTTTGGAGTTACGGGTGGGGTCATGGAAGCCGCCGTTCGTACGGCTCATTTCTTAATTACAGGGAAAGAAATGGAAGATGTTAAGATTCAGGGTCTTCGCGGATTGGAAGGTATCAAAGAAGTTCATCTAAAAATAGGCGAAATGGAAATTGGATTGATCGCCACGAGTGGATTGGGCAACGCCAAAAAAGTCCTTGAGCAGATAAAATCTGGAAGGAAGGATATACATTTCATTGAAGTTATGACTTGCCCGGGAGGTTGTATTACCGGCGGCGGACAACCTTACAGCATCAATAAGGAAGCAATAAAATCCAGAATGAAAGCACTTTATGAAATCGATCGCGACGCCATGAACCGCACTTCTCATAATAATCGCTATATCAAAAAATTATATGAAGAATATCTCGAGAAACCATTAGGCGAGAAGAGTCACTATCTTCTGCATACACACTATAATAAAAGAGACGTTATCAGATAGTATTAATAATGCCGCGCGATAAAAACCAACCGCTAATAATCACGATCAAAGATCGTTGTCGATTGTGCTATACTTGCGTTCATGAATGCCCAGCTAAAGCAATTCGAATAGCCAATGGACAGGCTGAAATCATTCCAAATAGATGTATTGGTTGTGGGAATTGTGTCCGGGTTTGCAGTCAGAAAGTAAAAAAAGTTCTGAGCTCGACCTTTGAAGTCCGTGAGTTTCTTGAATCAGGTTCTCGCGTGGCGGCATGGTTGCACCAAATTTTCCCGCCGAGTTTCCCGAACTCGATTATCAGATAATGGTTGGTATGTTTCGAAAAATCGGCTTTGAATATGTTAATGAAGTATCCTTTGGCGCCGATTTGTACGCAAGAGAAATGAAAAAAGTTCTATCACAGAATCCAAATAAGCGGTACATCTTGACCGCTTGCCCTGCCGTGTTTGCGTATGTCAAACAATATCATGAAGAATTGATAGACCAACTTTGTCCGGTCGTTTCACCTATGGTCGCGACAGGTCGAATGCTCCGAAAAATTCATGGGAATGATTTAAGAGTCATTTTCATTGGTCCTTGCGTGGCAAAAATGGCGGAAGCGTACAGCGACGAAATGAGCGGAGAAATTGATGAAGTTCTGACATTTGCGGAGATTCGGCAGATGTGGGAGGAAGATAATATCCGTCCGGGAGACGTAGAACCGACAGATTTCGATCCGCCTTACGGCGGAAAGGGGACGATTTTTCCGATTCACAGGGGTCTTTTGGAAACATCAGGCATCGCTGAGAATTTGTCTGAAGGCGATGTAATTTCCGCCAGCGGACGCTCCAGCTTCATCGACGCTATTGTGCAGTTCGGATCCGGAGAGATTAACTCTCGATTATTGGATGTACTCTGTTGCGACGGATGTATTATGGGCGCCGGAATGACATCGAAGGGACCGATTTTAAAACGTCGGTTTCACGTTAGCGAATATGCTAAAAAGTCTCAGAGAATCCGTGATCATGCCGAATGGGAAAATTGGATGAAGCGTTTAGAAAACCTCAATCTTTCCAGAACGTTCATTCCGTTTAATCAAAGAATTCCCGATCCTGATGATGAAACCATTCGCAACATTCTGGCTAGGATGGGAAAATTCGAACCGGGAGATGAACTGAATTGTGACGCATGCGGTTATGAAACTTGTCGTGAACACGCAATCGCCATCTATAAAGGTTTAGCAGAATCCGAAATGTGTCTTCCGTACACAATCGAACGTTTGCATAAAGTGATTGAAGAATTGAATATTTCACACGAAAAATTGGATAATACTCGTCAAGCGCTGATCCAATCCGAAAAAATGGCTAACATGGGACAACTTGCCGCAGGCATTGCTCATGAAGTGAACAATCCGCTCGGTGTTGTATTGATGTACGCTCATTTACTTGCCGAGAATTGTGACAAGAATTTAGAAATTTATGATGATCTTCAGATGATAGTTGGTCAAGCCGACCGGTGTAAAAAAATTGTCTCCGGACTCTTGAACTTTGCCAGACAAACCAAAGTTCAGCACAAAGCGACAAATATATCAGAAATGATTAATAACTATATCAAAACGGTTCAAATCCCTGCTAATATTAGCGTCCACATTCTTAACGGAATTCCCGATCCGATTGCGGAAATAGACCATGACCAGATCATTCAAGTTTTGATAAATCTTGTTAACAATAGTCTCACTGCAATGCCAAATGGCGGTTCGCTCATGCTAAAAACTGCAGGTGATGTGGATTCTATTAAAATCAGTGTCGGCGACACAGGCGTTGGCATTCCGAAAGAACACATGTCAAAAATATTTGAGCCTTTCTTCACGACGAAAAAAGTCGGTCAGGGAACCGGTCTCGGATTGTCGATTATCTATGGAATTATCAAAATGCATAATGGAGATATCAAAGTCGAATCCAATAACGATCTCGCCAAAGGTCCGACCGGAACAACTATTACAATTACATTACCAAGAAAGCGGATAGCATAAATGTTAGTTATAAAACAAGTATTAACTAAAAACCAAATAAGTCGAGGAAAATAATGAGTGCAGAAGACTTGCAAAAAACAATTCTTTTGGTTGATGACGACGTCGATTTTTTAACACAAAATCAAACTCAGTTGAAAGCGGCTGGCTATCATGTAGTCACTGCCGAGAGCCAAAAAAAATGCCGAGGAATTGATTAAAAATTTGAAGCCAGACATTGCAATTCTGGATTTAATGATGGAGAATTTGGATGGTGGATTTGCTTTAGCATACCATTTGAAAAAGAAATACCCCGACGTACCTATCATCATTTGTTCTGCCGTCGCGAATGAAACCGGTATTGAATTCGACGCCACAAGTGACGAGGAAAAATCATGGATCAAAGCGGATTATTTTCTATCCAAACCGATCCGTTTTGAACAATTGCGCACAGAGATCGAACGTCTGTTGAAGAAGAATTAACCACCATGCAATATCTTCATACATTGATCGTTGATGATGAAGTTGGTTTTACTACCGATCTGGCAGAAAGTGGAGAAGAAGCGATCGAAAAAATCAACGCAATTCGTCCGGACATTTTGTTATTGGATTATAAATTGCCGTCGATGAGTGGATTGGATGTACTGGAACATGTGATGTCGAAAGACAGCGAAATGGTTACAATCATGATCACTGCATACGCTTCGCTGGAAACGGCCGTTACTGCCATCAAACACGGAGCGTTCGACTTTTTAGCAAAACCATTTGAACCGGCGGAACTCAAGAAAACGATTGCAAAAGCCGCGCAAAATTTAATCCTCGCCCGGCATATCCGCAGACTCGAACAAGAAAAACATCAGGTCAGGTTTCAATTCATTTCCATGCTTGGGTATGAATTGAAATCACCACTAAACGCCGTGGAAGGTTATTTGAACATCATGAAGGATCACCTTTCCGGAAACGACTTATCTGCTTATCAACAAATGATTGATCGGAGTTTGCTAAGAATTAATGGCATGAGAAAAATGATTGCCGATTTGCTCGATCTCACACGCATCGAATCCGGGCAAAAAAAACGAACTTTGGCAAAACAGGACATCATACCCATTGTTTGCACTGCCGTGGAAACCGCTCAACCTTCTGCACAGGAAAAGGGTATCCGGATTCAATTGCACAGCCCGAATTCCGTTGAAATGGACTGCGATTCCGAAGAGATAGAAATCGTTATGAACAATTTGATATCCAATGCCGTTAAATAAAATCGAGACGACGGACAAGTCGATATTGATATTTGGAATTTAGAGAATAAAGTAAAGATTGCGGTAAAAGACACCGGCATCGGCATGACTCCGGAAGAGAACGCCAAGCTGTTTAGCGAGTTTATCCGGATCAAAAATGAAAAGACGAAAAACATCATGGGAAGCGGATTAGGACTGTCCATCGTCAAGAAGATCGCAACCCTCTATCAAGGCAATGTTTCTGTCGAAAGTACGGCAGACGTCGGCTCCGTTTTCACGATCGTTCTCAATGCAAACACTTATCCGTCCACTGAAAATGAATCGATATGACGTACCATACACTCTTCGATCATAAACTCACTACGGTGGACGGAGCTTTTTAAAACGCGCCAATAACAGGCGCACCGACGCAATCAAATTCACCTGAGGTGGAGGAATCATCTGACATCAAGGGATGGAAAAAAGTACACGACAGTATAGACTGTCAAGAATTCCCATCCTTTGATTTAAAAAAGAATGGGAATTTTTTATGGAAAAAAGACATCACTCGGCAACCATCACAATCAATGACCGAAATGCGGCTTATTCATTCGTTGGAGAAATTCTTCATCAGTACGCGAATGAAATTCTTTTGCGCGTCGGCTATCCGATGAAAGAACAGAATGTTGCTATTATTTTTCTGATTCTTGAAATGACAACAGATGAACTTGGCGCGCTGACCGGTAAACTCGGACAAATTCCATCAGTAAAAGTAAAATCTACGACGTTGAAAATATGAATTTAGACCGAATAAAAGAACCGAATTTTAGCCAATTTGAGACTATTAAATCATTTCTTTTGGGAGAAAATGATGGTAGGTTATTTTCTCAATCCGATGAAATTCGCCGGAAAGTTTTTGGCGACGACGTTTTCATTCGAGGCATCGTTGAATTTTCAAACCATTGTAAGCAAAATTGCTCTTACTGCGGTCTCCGAGCACCGAACAAAGAAATCACACGCTATCGATTAACACGCGAAGAAATCCTGCATTGTGTCAAGATCGGAAAAGAGCAGGGAATCCAAACAATTGTCCTACAAAGCGGGGAAGACCCCTATTTTTCCGACGATTGGATCGCCGAACTAATCTCTGAAATCAAATTAAAATATTCCATCGCTATTACGCTTTCGCTGGGTGAAAGAAACTTTAAAACATACAAATTATGGAAGGATGCTGGCGCCGACCGCTATTTGCTCCGAATCGAGACGTTCGACCGAGAAGTCTATGAAAACGCGCGAAAAGGACACCGGTGGAACGATCGGCTGAAATGCGTCCAAATGCTACATGAACTCGGCTTCGAAACTGGATCCGGCTTTATGGTTGGTTTACCCGGCGAAACGGTGGATTCGCTTGCCAATTCCATTTTGGAATTGACAAAACTGAATCTGGACATGATTGGTATCGGACCATTCGTTGCGCATCCTGAGACGCCGTTTAAAAACCAGCAAAATGGCAATGTTCTGTTTTCTCTGCGAACGCTTGCAATCATTCGAATATTAAATCCGCTGGCGAATATCCCATCAACAAGCGCTTTGGAATCCGCGCAGAAAGGCGCCCGATTGACTGGTTTGAAGGTCGGCGCGAACGTTATCATGCCGTCTTTAACGCCTGAAAGGGTGAAAGCATTATACAATATTTATCCCGGTAAAAACGCCGTTCAGGATGAGACGGAATATTCATTAAAAGCCGTGCGAGAAATGATCCGTGAAGCCGGTCTGCGCTGGTCGGATTCCGTTGGCGTGTCGCCCAATTGGTTGAATCATAATCAAATTTTATAAAGGAGTTCTAATGTCTTCAGTCAGTGTTAAAGAATGGGTCAAACAGGTCGTCAAGCAGGACGAGATCGACAAATATCTCATCAACGGCGAGGATTTTATCAATGAGACAGAGATCAATTCTCATCTGTCCAAAACTGTCAATCCCGATAAACAAAAAGTTCGAGACATTTTACAGAAATCACTTGCTATCGAAAGACTCGAACCTGACGAAACGGCGACGCTTCTGAATGTTACCGACGAAGAACTATGGAAAGAAATGTACGCGACCGGTTTGGAAGTGAAGCGGAAGGTTTACGACAACCGCATCGTTTTCTTCGCACCGCTCTATTGTGGAAATTTCTGCGTTAATAACTGTGCCTACTGTGGATTTCGTAGAGATAATACCGAAGAAAAACGCAGAATTCTGACAATGGATGAAGTCCAGCAAGAGGCGACTGTGGTCATCAATGAAGGTCACAAACGCATGATCGTCGTCTATGGCGAACATCCGAAAACCGACGTTGATTACATAGCAGAAACTATTAGAACTATTTATGATGTCAAAGTTCTGGTTAAAAATAGATATAGTTCGATTCGTCGCGTGAATGTCAATGCCGCTCCGATGTCAATCAGTGATCTTCGGAAATTACATGAAGTTGGAATTGGAACTTATCAGGTTTTTCAGGAAACTTATCACAAACCGACTTATAAAACAGTTCATCCGGCGAACACATTGAAAGGAAATTATCGCTGGCGGTTGTATGCGCTTCACAGGGCGATGGACGCCGGTGTTGACGATGTCGCCGTCGGCGCGTTGTTTGGACTTTACGATTGGCGGTTTGACGTGATGGGACTTCTGTATCACGCTATCGACCTCGAAAGACAATTCGGCGTTGGTCCGCATACAATTTCATTTCCCAGATTGACGCCCGCTTCCGGCGCAGAACTTAGCACAAAATCCAACCATCTTGTAAATAATACCGACTTTAAGAAACTTGTTACCGTTCTAAGATTATCGGTTCCATATTCCGGTCTCATTATTACCGCAAGGGAAGAGGCGGAGATCAAACAGGATGTTCTGATGGTTGGTTGTACGCAGACAGACGCATCAACAAAGATCGGCATCGGCGGTTATACCGAAGCGCTGAAAGCGCTTAGCCTGGCGCAAAATGCCTCGCAGATCAAAGAAAAACAGCAGTTCATGCTCGGCGATACGCGAAGCCTTGACGAAGTCATACGCGAAATTGCCGAAATGGGAATGATTACTTCTTTTTGCACAGCTGGTTATCGATGCGGTAGAACCGGCGACAAGATCATGGGGCTTCTCAAAGGTTGCGTCGAAGGTAGATTCTGCAAACTCAACGCCGTGCTGACATTTCGCGAATATCTGGACGATTTTGCTTCTCCATCTACAAAGGAGATCGGCGAAATGATCATCCAAAAAGAAATCGACGAAATTCGACAAATCCCGTTTTACCAAAAAGGAAATCTGCTTCAGACATTTCTCGGGCTTTATGATCAAGTCAGTTCCGGCGAACGGGATGTATTCATTTAACTGGGAGCCGCTTTATGATTCTGACAAATAAAATCAGTCATACAATTCAGGACAGTATCGAACTAAAAAAGAGGCTTATAACTCTGACGGAAAAACTGAAAAACGAATTCGGAGTGGATGTTTGTTTCTGCGAAATATTCGGAAAGAGATGGTCGTATGTTGCAGGCAACCAAACGATTGGCTTTCCTCACCGACGCATTCGCTTGAACGATAAAATCGGATTGATTATCGGCGAGAATTTAATTAATGAAAAAATCGTACAATCTTTAATGGAAGATTTCAAATGATTACAACACCCAAAGGAATGAGGCTTCACATCGGTATTTTTGGGCGGCGGAACGTCGGAAAATCCTCTTTGCTCAATGCGCTGACCCGGCAAAACGTCTCTATCGTTTCAGAAATTGCCGGAACGACAACCGATCCGGTTGAAAAACCGATGGAAATGTTGCCGCTTGGTCCAGTGCTTTTCATCGACACAGCCGGAATTGACGACTTCGGCTCGCTTGGTGAAAAACGAAACAAACGCACCCGAAAAGTGTTCGACCGCGTCGATGTTGCAATTATTGTCAGCGAACCAACCGGCTGGAATACATTCGAAGAGGAACTTTTATTTGAATTTTCCGAACGGCGGATTCCGGTTATCGTCGTTATTAATAAAACCGATTTGGTTCAACCCGACGCGTCACTTCTTCAGCGATTAAAAGATAAAAAAATTACCATCGTCGAGACCGTGGCTTCCGACAAGATCGGAATTCTCGATCTCCGCGAGGCGCTGATCCGCACTGCACCGGACGATTTCATCAACGCGCCGTCAATTCTCGGCAACATTATCAAAGCCGGCGAATTGATCGTTCTGGTCATTCCCATCGACAAAGAAGCGCCGAAAGGTCGCTTGATCTTGCCGGAGGCTCAAACGATTCGTGACATTCTCGATCATGACGCCTTTTGCATTGTCGTTAAAGAGCATCAACTCAAAGCATCATTAGACTCGTTGAAAATCAAACCGGCATTGGTTGTGACCGATTCGCAGGCATTTCGTCAGGTGGCAGATGACACACCTAATGATGTTCCACTGACATCGTTTTCAATTCTTTTCGCGCGATATAAAGGCGATTTTAAGGAGTTGATTGAGGGAACCTATGCGATTGGAAACCTGAAATCGGGCGATAATGTCCTCATCGCCGAATCCTGCTCGCATCATCCGATTACCGACGACATCGGAAGAGAGAAAATTCCTCGTTGGTTGAATGAGACAGTCGGGGGCAAACTGAATTTCACAATTGTTCAGGGACACGACTATCCGGAGAATTTGAAAGACTATCAACTCGTTATCCAGTGCGGCAGTTGCATGTTCAATCGCAGGGAAGTACTATCGCGAATGATGCAATGCAAACGCGCAGGCGTCCCGGTCACGAATTACGGTCTGGCGATTGCCTATTTTATCGGTATCCTCGATCGTGCACTCGCGCCATTTCCGGAAATTCAGTAGAGACACAGCATGCCATGTTTCTATAATGATTATGTGAATCCCGTCACCCAAAACGGATTTCAAATCGGTATTCGGGATTCTGCTGTTTACATTTACCGTCAGAATGGATAACTTCCGTCGTTGTTTTACAGGTTCAATGCGAAAGTGATAATGAAATTACCGATACAAATTCGCTCTTTTATACCGATTCTTTTGATGTCCGGATGTTTATTTGCGCAATCGGTGACACCTCGTATATTGATCAACGAATTTCAGGCATCAAATAAATCCACAATTGTGGATGCCAATTTTAATGCTTATTCCGATTGGATAGAAATATTCAATGCGGAAGATACGACGGTTCAACTGAGCGGTTTATATCTCACTGACGATTTGACAAATCCATTAAAATGGCAGATTCCCGCAGGCATCTCGATGTCGCATGGTTCATATTTGATCCTCTGGGCTGACGATCAAAACACCGGACGCCACAGTAATTTTAAATTGTCTAAATCCGGAGAACAGATTGGACTTTTCACAGTAAACGGAATTGTGATTGATTCGCTCTCTTTTCCCGAACAAATAGATGATTATTCGATGGGACGCTATCCTAACGGAAGCGATACTCTCGTCTATTTCAGCGATCCGACGCCGAATATGGCGAATACAACGATTCCATTTCTGGGATTCGCACCCGATCCGATCTTTTCTTTAAACGGCGGTTTCTATTCAGGCCAACAGATCATTACGCTAAGCACCGATTCGGCATTCGCTATTCATTATTCGCTGGACGGTTCGGAACCGATGGAAGAATCTCCGCTTTACAGTTCGCCGATTGTCATCGACAGCACGAGAGTTCTGCGCGTTCGGTCATTTCGAACCGGTTATCGTCCGGGATCGATCTCAACAAAAACATATTTCATCGATGAATCCATCACTCTGCCAGTCGTTTCATTGACAACTGATCCACGGAATCTCTGGAATGACACGACGGGTATTTACGTCGTTGGGACCAATGGAATTCCCGGTTATTGTATGGATACGCCAGCCAATTGGAATCAGGATTGGGAACGCCCGGCGAATTTGGAATATTTTCCGTTAAATGGTTTAGCCGGTTTTCAGGCAGATATTGCCATCAAGATAGGCGGGGGCTGTACAAGAAAATATGGGCAGAAACCGCTTTCGGTTTATACACGTGGAGATTACGGAGTCGATAAAATCCGCTATAAGGTTTTCGTGGATAAAAACATTACGGAGTTTAACAATCTCAAACTCCGGAACGGCGGACAGGATTGGTATCGGACGCTCTTTCGCGACGGATTAATACAGATCCTTGTCAAAGATCGCATGGACATCGATTGGATGGCTTACCAACCCGCAATACTTTTTCTCAACGGCGATTACTGGGGAATTCATGACATTCGTGAAAAGCACAACGAACATTATCTCGAAAATAATCACGGCGTCGATCCCGATAAAGTCGATATTTTGGTTGGTAATGCCTCCGCACAGGTAGGTACCGCGACCGATTACCAAGAAGTAATCGCTTTCATCGATTCGCATGATATGACATTGCCGGAAAGTTATGCTTTTGTCGCAAGCCGGATCGATGTCAATGAATTTATGAATTATATTATCACCGAAATCTATTCCGCAAATACCGACTGGCCGGCCGGCAACATCAAATATTGGCGCGAGCAGGGCGAAGGTCATAAATGGCGCTGGATTCTTTTCGATACCGATCTCAGTTTCGGCGCTCACGGCCGCGGACAATATAATACCAACACGCTTGACAGTTTGTTGCATTCCGACGGAACGTATTACGCGCTCCCATTTTGGTCAACAAAACTCATCAGGAAAATGATGGAGAATGAAACATTCCGCAATGAGTTTATCCAACGCTTTGCCACACATCTTTCGACGACTTTTAAATCGAGCCGCGTCACAGAAGTTATCGACAGCCTCCAAACGATGCTGGCTCCGGAAATTCCACGGCATAAAGCGCGTTGGCCGAAGTCTATGACGCTCGGCAATACAACATGGGAATCACTGATCGGTATCATTCGGACATTTGCCATGAATCGCCCGCAATACATGATCGTCTTTATAAATGATGTATTTGATCTGGACGGAACGGCAACGCTAACTATTTCGGCGAACGACCCCGCCGCCGGAGAAATTCTCGTCAGCAGCGTCGAAATCCCGTCGCAGGATTTTCGCGGACGCTTCTTTAAAAATATTTCACTGAGATGCGAGGCGTTTCCCAACTCAGGCTATCGGTTTGTCCGGTGGTATGGACTTTCCACTGAAACAACCGATTCGATCAACGTAATCATGACAGATTCGGACACGTTGACGGCGATTTTTGAGATCGATACCGAACCATATACCGGAATTTCGATCAATGAAATGATGGCAAGTAATCAAACCAACATTACCGACGAATTCGGCGCGCACGAAGATTGGATAGAATTATACAACAGCCGCGATCAATCCGTCAACATCGGCGGTCTCTGGATTACGGATGATCTGAATATGCCCGAAATGTGGCAAATTCCCGCAACAGCGTCGGACAGCACGACAATTCCACCGCATGGATTCTTATTGCTTTGGGCTGATAAAGAACCGGAGCAGGGAATTCTGCATGTCAATATCAAACTCAGCGCTGAGGGCGAACAGATCGGGCTCGCACAAAAGACAGACAGCGGCTTCGTCTTCATCGATTCGCTGACATTCGGAACACAAACCGCCGACATTTCTCTTTGCCGTTATCCCGACGGCGAAAATAACATTGAATTATCGACTGAGCCAACGCCAAGATCCAAAAATATCTGCCAATCGGCAATTGGCGGAGATAAATATCAAATTCCCGATCGATTCGCTTTGAAATCAATATATCCCAATCCATTCAATACCCGGGCGACGATCCGATTCGACCTGCCGGAAGATGCGTTTGTCACACTGACGATTTTTGATTTGAGAGGAAAAGAGGTGACAAACCTCGTTCGCCGGAAAATGCCCGCCGGCTATCATTCCGTCGTATTCGACGCATCCGGCTTGCCAAGCATGATCTACATTTGCAGTCTCCGGGCGGGAAACGAGACG
This is a stretch of genomic DNA from Candidatus Marinimicrobia bacterium CG08_land_8_20_14_0_20_45_22. It encodes these proteins:
- a CDS encoding [FeFe] hydrogenase H-cluster radical SAM maturase HydE; the protein is MNLDRIKEPNFSQFETIKSFLLGENDGRLFSQSDEIRRKVFGDDVFIRGIVEFSNHCKQNCSYCGLRAPNKEITRYRLTREEILHCVKIGKEQGIQTIVLQSGEDPYFSDDWIAELISEIKLKYSIAITLSLGERNFKTYKLWKDAGADRYLLRIETFDREVYENARKGHRWNDRLKCVQMLHELGFETGSGFMVGLPGETVDSLANSILELTKLNLDMIGIGPFVAHPETPFKNQQNGNVLFSLRTLAIIRILNPLANIPSTSALESAQKGARLTGLKVGANVIMPSLTPERVKALYNIYPGKNAVQDETEYSLKAVREMIREAGLRWSDSVGVSPNWLNHNQIL
- a CDS encoding response regulator, producing MPRAKKNAEELIKNLKPDIAILDLMMENLDGGFALAYHLKKKYPDVPIIICSAVANETGIEFDATSDEEKSWIKADYFLSKPIRFEQLRTEIERLLKKN
- the hydF gene encoding [FeFe] hydrogenase H-cluster maturation GTPase HydF, whose protein sequence is MITTPKGMRLHIGIFGRRNVGKSSLLNALTRQNVSIVSEIAGTTTDPVEKPMEMLPLGPVLFIDTAGIDDFGSLGEKRNKRTRKVFDRVDVAIIVSEPTGWNTFEEELLFEFSERRIPVIVVINKTDLVQPDASLLQRLKDKKITIVETVASDKIGILDLREALIRTAPDDFINAPSILGNIIKAGELIVLVIPIDKEAPKGRLILPEAQTIRDILDHDAFCIVVKEHQLKASLDSLKIKPALVVTDSQAFRQVADDTPNDVPLTSFSILFARYKGDFKELIEGTYAIGNLKSGDNVLIAESCSHHPITDDIGREKIPRWLNETVGGKLNFTIVQGHDYPENLKDYQLVIQCGSCMFNRREVLSRMMQCKRAGVPVTNYGLAIAYFIGILDRALAPFPEIQ
- a CDS encoding iron-only hydrogenase system regulator, whose translation is MEKRHHSATITINDRNAAYSFVGEILHQYANEILLRVGYPMKEQNVAIIFLILEMTTDELGALTGKLGQIPSVKVKSTTLKI
- a CDS encoding [FeFe] hydrogenase H-cluster radical SAM maturase HydG; the protein is MSSVSVKEWVKQVVKQDEIDKYLINGEDFINETEINSHLSKTVNPDKQKVRDILQKSLAIERLEPDETATLLNVTDEELWKEMYATGLEVKRKVYDNRIVFFAPLYCGNFCVNNCAYCGFRRDNTEEKRRILTMDEVQQEATVVINEGHKRMIVVYGEHPKTDVDYIAETIRTIYDVKVLVKNRYSSIRRVNVNAAPMSISDLRKLHEVGIGTYQVFQETYHKPTYKTVHPANTLKGNYRWRLYALHRAMDAGVDDVAVGALFGLYDWRFDVMGLLYHAIDLERQFGVGPHTISFPRLTPASGAELSTKSNHLVNNTDFKKLVTVLRLSVPYSGLIITAREEAEIKQDVLMVGCTQTDASTKIGIGGYTEALKALSLAQNASQIKEKQQFMLGDTRSLDEVIREIAEMGMITSFCTAGYRCGRTGDKIMGLLKGCVEGRFCKLNAVLTFREYLDDFASPSTKEIGEMIIQKEIDEIRQIPFYQKGNLLQTFLGLYDQVSSGERDVFI